One genomic window of Gossypium hirsutum isolate 1008001.06 chromosome D11, Gossypium_hirsutum_v2.1, whole genome shotgun sequence includes the following:
- the LOC107912130 gene encoding uncharacterized protein produces the protein MSDHLVVCVDRLTKPESLKSVNEPEVAGPSGEGSSVVAEPHVCAIDVEEVEEHGSCDEEEPLIQTVECRICQDEDNINNLETPCSCSGSLKFAHRKCVQRWCNEKGDITCEICHQPYQPGYTVPPPPPQPEVATIDISEWTVAGAPLGLHDQRILAVAAERHILEQGYDEYAEPDSSGTEFFRAAALTLMALLFLRHALYLTSGEEDDDLSRFISLFLLRAAGFLLPCYIVAWAISILQRRRQRQEAAAITAADVAVMIQATRPRSIHYSIAAGPSVTHQQEQPQSIHYSVAPGPSTAPQPEQPLTIHYSIAAPGPSAIPQQEQPQAMHYSVAASGPSMTPQQDQPLTIHYSITAPGPSATTQQEPAVQ, from the exons ATGAGTGATCATCTTGTTGTATGCGTGGACCGCCTTACGAAACCCGAAAGTTTGAAATCAGTGAATGAACCCGAGGTTGCGGGACCTTCGGGTGAAGGTTCTTCTGTAGTTGCTGAGCCACATGTTTGTGCTATTGATGTTGAGGAAGTGGAGGAACACGGTTCGTGTGACGAAGAAGAACCACTCATCCAGACGGTTGAATGCCGTATCTGCCAGGACGAGGACAACATTAACAATTTGGAGACACCTTGTTCTTGCAGTGGCAGTTTGAAG TTTGCTCACAGGAAATGTGTTCAACGTTGGTGCAACGAGAAAGGAGACATAACGTGTGAGATATGTCATCAG CCTTATCAACCAGGATATACTGTGCCACCACCTCCCCCTCAGCCAGAGGTTGCTACAATTGATATCAG TGAGTGGACGGTCGCTGGTGCCCCTTTGGGTTTACACGACCAACGGATTTTAGCTGTGGCAGCAGAACGCCATATTTTGGAGCAAGGCTATGATGAATATGCTGAGCCTGATTCTAGTGGAACTGAATTTTTCCGTGCTGCTGCCTTAACT CTAATGGCTCTTCTATTCTTGAGGCATGCTTTGTACCTAACGAGTGGAGAAGAGGACGATGATTTATCTCGTTTTATCTCT CTTTTCCTGCTCCGAGCTGCCGGTTTTCTTCTCCCCTGTTACATTGTGGCCTGGGCTATCAGCATATTGCAGCGCCGTAGGCAGCGACAG GAAGCTGCAGCTATCACAGCGGCTGATGTTGCAGTAATGATACAGGCAACACGACCTCGGTCCATACATTACAGTATAGCAGCGGGACCTTCAGTGACTCACCAACAAGAGCAACCTCAGTCCATACACTACAGCGTAGCTCCGGGACCTTCCACGGCTCCTCAACCAGAGCAACCTCTGACCATACATTACAGTATAGCAGCACCGGGACCTTCGGCAATTCCTCAACAGGAACAACCTCAGGCCATGCATTACAGTGTAGCAGCATCAGGACCTTCCATGACTCCTCAACAGGACCAACCTCTTACCATACATTACAGTATAACAGCACCGGGACCTTCCGCGACTACTCAACAGGAGCCAGCAGTTCAATAG
- the LOC107910914 gene encoding protein EMBRYO DEFECTIVE 514-like — MAEKEVSAEPVETNPPTEDMNPETQVPPSPIFDDSVDAGLAYNGGSKSKCQREEDGGESDEVSKKQKAESSVDDEIIEKNSVPSVLSRVRLGPKEFGSSVEMFDYFYNLLLLEIDPIKQQYEHMVLLELLKKVHEEPDKKIGKGIKGFQVRIHLVWKSKCFFVIKDDDTFDDFSFRKCVNHILPLLDEMKQPDTKKASNGSRGGKGSGQGRRKRR; from the exons ATGGCAGAGAAAGAGGTATCGGCGGAGCCTGTCGAGACCAATCCACCAACCGAAGACATGAATCCCGAAACCCAAGTCCCGCCCTCCCCGATTTTCGATGACAGCGTTGACGCTGGGTTGGCCTACAACGGCGGCTCGAAATCGAAGTGCCAGAGAGAAGAAGACGGCGGAGAAAGCGACGAGGTATCCAAGAAACAGAAGGCAGAGTCGTCCGTCGACGATGAAATCATCGAGAAAAACTCAGTGCCCTCAGTTTTGAGTCGGGTTCGGCTTGGCCCGAAGGAATTCGGGTCGTCCGTGGAGATGTTTGATTACTTTTACAATTTGCTTCTGTTAgagatcgacccgattaagcaacaa TACGAACACATGGTGCTGCTTGAATTGCTTAAAAAAGTTCACGAAGAGCCTGATAAGAAGATTGGTAAAGGGATCAAAGGCTTCCAAGTTCGAATCCATCTGGTGTGGAAAAGTAAATGTTTCTTTGTCATCAAGGACGACGATACCTTCGATGATTTTAGCTTTCGGAAGTGTGTCAATCATATACTTCCCCTGTTGGATGAGATGAAGCAACCTGATACAAAGAAGGCATCCAATGGCAGTCGTGGTGGAAAAGGTAGTGGTCAAGGCCGTAGAAAGAGGCGGTGA
- the LOC107910915 gene encoding protein EMBRYO DEFECTIVE 514-like, translating to MAEKEVSAEPVETNPPTEDMNPETQVPPSPIFDDSVDAGLAYNGGSKSKCQREEDGGESDEVSKKQKAESSVDDEIIEKNSVPSVLSRVRLGPKEFGSSVEMFDYFYNLLLLEIDPIKQQYEHMVLLELLKKVHEEPDKKIGKGIKGFQVRIHLVWKSKCFFVIKDDDTFDDFSFRKCVDHILPLSDEMKQPDTKKASNGSRGGKGSGQGRGKRR from the exons ATGGCAGAGAAAGAGGTATCGGCGGAGCCTGTCGAGACCAATCCACCAACCGAAGACATGAATCCCGAAACCCAAGTCCCGCCCTCCCCGATTTTCGATGACAGCGTTGACGCTGGGTTGGCCTACAACGGCGGCTCGAAATCGAAGTGCCAGAGAGAAGAAGACGGCGGAGAAAGCGACGAGGTATCCAAGAAACAGAAGGCGGAGTCGTCCGTCGACGATGAAATCATCGAGAAAAACTCAGTGCCCTCAGTTTTGAGTCGGGTTCGGCTTGGCCCGAAGGAATTCGGGTCGTCCGTGGAGATGTTTGATTACTTTTACAATTTGCTTCTGTTAgagatcgacccgattaagcaacaa TACGAACACATGGTGCTGCTTGAATTGCTTAAAAAAGTTCACGAAGAGCCTGATAAGAAGATTGGTAAAGGGATCAAAGGCTTCCAAGTTCGAATCCATCTGGTGTGGAAAAGTAAATGTTTCTTTGTCATCAAGGACGACGATACCTTCGATGATTTTAGCTTTCGGAAGTGTGTCGATCATATACTTCCCCTGTCGGATGAGATGAAGCAACCTGATACAAAGAAGGCATCCAATGGCAGTCGTGGTGGAAAAGGTAGTGGTCAAGGCCGTGGAAAGAGGCGGTGA
- the LOC107912131 gene encoding uncharacterized protein, whose translation MRDHLVVCVDRLTKSESLKPVNEPEVAGPSGEGSFIVAEPHVCAIDVEEVEEHSSCDEEEPLIQTVECRICQDEDNINNLETPCSCSGSLKFAHRKCVQRWCNEKGDITCEICHQPYQPGYTAPPPPPRPEVATIDISEWMVAGAPLGLHDQRILAVAAEHRILDHGYDEYAEPDSSGTEFFRAAALTLMALLSLRHALYLTSGEEDDDLSRFISLLLLRAASFLLPCYIVAWAISIFKHRGQRQEAAAIAAADVAVMIQGTRPRAVHYSIAAGPSATLQQEGPQAIHYSVASGLSMTQPEQPHTIHYSIAAPAPSATPQQEQPQAIHYSLAPGPSATPQQEQPLTIHYSIAAPGPSTTPQQKASLQ comes from the exons ATGCGTGATCATCTCGTAGTATGTGTTGACCGCCTTACGAAATCCGAAAGTTTGAAACCAGTGAATGAACCCGAGGTTGCAGGACCTTCGGGTGAAGGTTCTTTTATAGTTGCTGAGCCACATGTTTGTGCTATTGATGTTGAAGAAGTGGAAGAACACAGTTCATGTGATGAAGAAGAACCGCTTATCCAAACGGTTGAATGCCGAATCTGCCAGGATGAAGACAACATTAACAATTTGGAGACACCTTGCTCATGCAGTGGCAGTTTGAAG TTTGCTCATAGGAAATGTGTTCAAAGGTGGTGCAACGAGAAAGGAGACATAACGTGTGAGATATGTCATCAG CCTTATCAACCAGGATATACTGCACCACCACCTCCCCCTCGGCCAGAGGTTGCTACAATTGATATCAG TGAGTGGATGGTCGCTGGTGCTCCTTTGGGTTTACACGACCAACGGATTTTAGCAGTAGCAGCAGAACACCGTATTTTGGATCATGGCTATGATGAATATGCCGAGCCCGATTCTAGTGGAACTGAATTTTTCCGTGCTGCTGCCTTAACC CTAATGGCTCTTCTTTCCTTGAGGCATGCTTTGTATCTAACCAGTGGAGAAGAGGATGATGATTTATCTCGATTTATCTCT CTTCTCCTGCTTCGAGCTGCCAGCTTTCTTCTCCCCTGTTACATTGTGGCCTGGGCTATCAGCATATTTAAGCACCGTGGGCAGCGGCAG GAAGCTGCAGCTATCGCAGCAGCTGATGTTGCAGTGATGATACAGGGAACACGACCTCGGGCTGTACATTACAGTATAGCAGCGGGACCTTCAGCAACTCTTCAACAGGAGGGACCTCAGGCTATACATTACAGTGTAGCATCGGGACTTTCCATGACTCAACCAGAGCAACCTCATACCATACATTACAGTATAGCAGCACCAGCACCTTCGGCTACTCCTCAACAGGAGCAACCTCAGGCCATACATTACAGTTTAGCACCAGGACCTTCTGCGACTCCTCAACAGGAGCAGCCTCTTACCATACATTACAGTATAGCAGCACCGGGACCTTCCACAACTCCTCAACAGAAGGCATCACTTCAATAG